Proteins encoded together in one Scyliorhinus torazame isolate Kashiwa2021f chromosome 20, sScyTor2.1, whole genome shotgun sequence window:
- the LOC140396809 gene encoding AT-rich interactive domain-containing protein 5B-like isoform X2, which translates to MKGEENKPLPAFKPRKQYNVIRNKEGKGSSTGEKERSKRRRPKDSTQQSSEPNEILPQVLSEDVEKDETEQVSLDKESPNPRNTTTGSEDSKEQPLNGLSLQNSCGTKSPMQDVTRASENGISEEVRDSNGPSPEAVSKALMGNKVVGHNGHCVTADVAMGLSEEMAGGHIAVCEDDRDASHQPQASPASKDERPAQLSHEVDKSRPSMLRSKRDQEIMSPLAKKKFLAQGNDATSLSFNTAGIASAPAGATSVQSSEVQHSPPASGSTPEVSIHRPTVIHHIQPPRQGHLDYHLEWPFGSTPAKYHVYSLDRVTPVDGQKAPEERDPKGRAVEHSHPPQCFGNFCCSPYMHGLVKPFFHYPNKGSPFDCCTSQRSFRELSSTAVPTLTPDAHKLTRHYGRALASNDQPTDLSLPRASAANTPQTQVSWVTETKSNSLPLRKSSFTGQASSSSDSHPKACWVPPISVALPRRVPAKRAKSTVSPTNVKSGPPSCLLSQPTQRSQKELDAAYGKKLRIVSPLLIAKDLDGNDSHGDGKDQKSSIPDVPTWLPTTMRPQDPAFYDGVRTCFPASYGHHLSHVKNPTLYSPYIPSFTVNSFMVPAIQGQVLSSPGYPLDLYKHLAAGTSYENLLRHRLYSSPHLTSFNAGHKL; encoded by the exons ATGAAAGGAGAGGAGAACAAGCCACTGCCAGCCTTCAAGCCTCGGAAACAGTACAATGTCATTCGAAACAAAGAGGGGAAAGGATCCAGTACTGGAGAGAAGGAAAGAAGCAAACGTAGACGGCCAAAAGACAGCACGCAACAGAGCAGCGAGCCTAACGAG ATACTTCCTCAAGTGCTTTCTGAAGATGTAGAAAAGGATGAGACGGAACAAGTATCTTTGGACAAAGAGTCCCCAAACCCAAGAAACACTACAACTGGGAGTGAAGACTCTAAAGAGCAGCCACTAAATGGACTCTCACTCCAGAATAGCTGTGGGACCAAGTCCCCAATGCAAGACGTGACGAGGGCCAGCGAGAATGGGATATCCGAGGAGGTCCGGGATTCTAATGGCCCTTCACCAGAAGCAGTCTCCAAGGCACTGATGGGCAACAAGGTTGTGGGTCATAATGGACACTGCGTCACTGCAGATGTGGCCATGGGTCTGTCAGAAGAGATGGCTGGGGGACACATTGCCGTTTGCGAAGACGACAGAGATGCTTCTCACCAGCCCCAAGCATCGCCGGCCAGTAAGGATGAGCGTCCAGCACAGTTGTCGCATGAGGTGGATAAAAGTCGTCCGTCCATGCTTCGCTCCAAAAGAGACCAAGAAATAATGTCCCCTTTGGCCAAAAAGAAATTCCTTGCTCAAGGCAACGACGCAACATCCCTCAGCTTTAACACTGCTGGCATCGCCTCGGCCCCTGCTGGGGCCACGTCAGTACAGAGCAGTGAGGTCCAGCACTCACCTCCTGCCTCTGGCTCCACTCCAGAGGTGAGCATTCACAGACCGACTGTCATTCATCACATTCAACCCCCGCGACAGGGCCACCTGGATTACCATTTGGAGTGGCCCTTTGGCAGCACCCCAGCCAAATATCACGTCTACTCCTTGGACCGGGTGACCCCAGTTGATGGCCAGAAGGCACCGGAAGAAAGGGATCCAAAAGGAAGAGCGGTTGAGCATTCCCACCCCCCTCAGTGCTTTGGGAATTTTTGTTGCAGCCCATACATGCACGGACTGGTGAAGCCCTTTTTTCATTACCCCAACAAAGGGAGTCCTTTTGATTGCTGCACCAGTCAGAGAAGCTTCAGAGAGCTGAGCAGCACTGCAGTCCCCACCCTGACACCTGATGCGCACAAGTTGACGAGGCACTATGGCAGGGCACTTGCTTCAAACGATCAACCAACAGACCTCAGCCTCCCTCGAGCCAGCGCAGCCAATACACCCCAGACCCAGGTGTCCTGGGTCACAGAGACCAAGAGCAACTCCTTGCCACTGAGGAAGAGTTCATTTACTGGCCAGGCCTCCTCTTCCTCTGACAGCCATCCCAAAGCTTGCTGGGTCCCCCCCATCAGTGTCGCCCTCCCGCGGCGGGTTCCAGCCAAGCGGGCAAAGAGCACCGTGTCGCCGACAAATGTCAAGAGTGGGCCCCCCAGCTGCCTACTTTCCCAGCCCACACAGAGAAGCCAGAAGGAGCTGGATGCAGCCTATGGGAAGAAGCTCCGCATTGTCTCCCCTCTACTCATTGCCAAGGATCTGGATGGCAATGACAGCCATGGTGATGGTAAGGACCAAAAGTCCTCGATACCTGATGTTCCTACCTGGCTGCCAACAACAATGAGGCCTCAGGATCCTGCCTTCTACGATGGAGTAAGGACATGTTTCCCAGCCAGCTATGGGCATCACTTGAGCCACGTGAAGAATCCGACCCTCTACTCACCATACATCCCCTCATTCACTGTAAATTCTTTCATGGTCCCAGCCATTCAAGGTCAGGTGCTGAGCTCCCCCGGGTATCCTCTAGATCTGTACAAGCATTTGGCTGCGGGCACATCCTATGAGAATCTTCTTCGTCACAGACTGTACTCCTCTCCACACCTGACCTCTTTCAATGCTGGTCACAAACTATAG